Proteins encoded within one genomic window of Panicum virgatum strain AP13 chromosome 1N, P.virgatum_v5, whole genome shotgun sequence:
- the LOC120656579 gene encoding uncharacterized protein LOC120656579 isoform X1: MQASARLSSSAASKKVIAGISSAITRSCYRTTRGKAHAVPLSAQEPPPKGRKRISKQERKVRIVEFVDKFRASNDEKFPSIINVCQQVGGSHYTVREVLQELKYNCTKLPLGNAKAAPLQGTVEVAEHARPKDEALVAQLEGTPEFSEHSRPNDDCVKNPYNCDSSKSGQEIEDVDDVLISPKDAATSTGIVEKTETWESVGSSHHNVETEAGKHDLNTSETFKTADGPTLSDQTESEGMKVIKDKSSIYLGVEAKPDLGNQQRETEAKNLALENTEKILKASESIVSDQSGSDNVLKANIHDREHNPKHEPEESTSTGLFGSLKSFAYGLRNFWKKL; this comes from the exons ATGCAGGCGTCCGCGCGCCTctcgtcctccgccgcctccaagaAGG TTATAGCTGGTATCTCTAGCGCGATCACACGGTCGTGCTACCGGACCACCCGGGGGAAGGCGCATGCGGTGCCGCTGTCTGCGCAGGAGCCGCCACCGAAGGGGCGGAAGAGGATTAGCAAGCAGGAGAGGAAGGTCAGGATAGTGGAATTTGTTGACAA GTTTAGGGCTTCAAATGATGAGAAGTTTCCTAGTATAATAAATGTCTGTCAGCAAGTTGGAGGCTCCCACTACACGGTGCGTGAGGTACTTCAAGAATTGAAGTATAATTGTACAAAATTACCACTGGGTAATGCTAAGGCAGCTCCACTTCAAGGAACTGTTGAAGTTGCTGAGCACGCCAGGCCTAAGGATGAAGCTTTGGTGGCTCAACTTGAAGGAACACCTGAATTTTCTGAGCACTCAAGACCTAATGATGACTGTGTAAAGAATCCATACAATTGTGACAGCTCCAAAAGTGGTCAGGAGATTGAAGATGTAGATGATGTGCTAATATCCCCAAAAGATGCTGCTACAAGCACTGGAATTGTGGAAAAG ACTGAAACTTGGGAATCTGTGGGCTCTTCTCATCACAATGTAGAAACAGAAGCTGGTAAGCATGATTTGAACACTTCAGAAACTTTTAAGACCGCAGATGGCCCAACTTTATCCGATCAAACAGAAAGTGAGGGCATGAAGGTCATAAAG GACAAATCTTCCATATATTTGGGAGTGGAGGCTAAACCAGACCTTGGAAACCAGCAAAGGGAAACAGAAGCTAAAAACTTAGCTCTGGAGAATACAGAAAAAATCCTGAAGGCAAGTGAATCAATTGTGTCAGATCAAAGTGGAAGTGACAATGTGCTCAAGGCAAACATACATGACAG GGAACACAACCCAAAGCATGAGCCTGAGGAATCCACAAGCACAGGTCTTTTTGGCAGTTTGAAATCTTTTGCTTATGGCTTAAGGAACTTCTGGAAAAAGCTGTAA
- the LOC120656579 gene encoding uncharacterized protein LOC120656579 isoform X2, with product MQASARLSSSAASKKAGISSAITRSCYRTTRGKAHAVPLSAQEPPPKGRKRISKQERKVRIVEFVDKFRASNDEKFPSIINVCQQVGGSHYTVREVLQELKYNCTKLPLGNAKAAPLQGTVEVAEHARPKDEALVAQLEGTPEFSEHSRPNDDCVKNPYNCDSSKSGQEIEDVDDVLISPKDAATSTGIVEKTETWESVGSSHHNVETEAGKHDLNTSETFKTADGPTLSDQTESEGMKVIKDKSSIYLGVEAKPDLGNQQRETEAKNLALENTEKILKASESIVSDQSGSDNVLKANIHDREHNPKHEPEESTSTGLFGSLKSFAYGLRNFWKKL from the exons ATGCAGGCGTCCGCGCGCCTctcgtcctccgccgcctccaagaAGG CTGGTATCTCTAGCGCGATCACACGGTCGTGCTACCGGACCACCCGGGGGAAGGCGCATGCGGTGCCGCTGTCTGCGCAGGAGCCGCCACCGAAGGGGCGGAAGAGGATTAGCAAGCAGGAGAGGAAGGTCAGGATAGTGGAATTTGTTGACAA GTTTAGGGCTTCAAATGATGAGAAGTTTCCTAGTATAATAAATGTCTGTCAGCAAGTTGGAGGCTCCCACTACACGGTGCGTGAGGTACTTCAAGAATTGAAGTATAATTGTACAAAATTACCACTGGGTAATGCTAAGGCAGCTCCACTTCAAGGAACTGTTGAAGTTGCTGAGCACGCCAGGCCTAAGGATGAAGCTTTGGTGGCTCAACTTGAAGGAACACCTGAATTTTCTGAGCACTCAAGACCTAATGATGACTGTGTAAAGAATCCATACAATTGTGACAGCTCCAAAAGTGGTCAGGAGATTGAAGATGTAGATGATGTGCTAATATCCCCAAAAGATGCTGCTACAAGCACTGGAATTGTGGAAAAG ACTGAAACTTGGGAATCTGTGGGCTCTTCTCATCACAATGTAGAAACAGAAGCTGGTAAGCATGATTTGAACACTTCAGAAACTTTTAAGACCGCAGATGGCCCAACTTTATCCGATCAAACAGAAAGTGAGGGCATGAAGGTCATAAAG GACAAATCTTCCATATATTTGGGAGTGGAGGCTAAACCAGACCTTGGAAACCAGCAAAGGGAAACAGAAGCTAAAAACTTAGCTCTGGAGAATACAGAAAAAATCCTGAAGGCAAGTGAATCAATTGTGTCAGATCAAAGTGGAAGTGACAATGTGCTCAAGGCAAACATACATGACAG GGAACACAACCCAAAGCATGAGCCTGAGGAATCCACAAGCACAGGTCTTTTTGGCAGTTTGAAATCTTTTGCTTATGGCTTAAGGAACTTCTGGAAAAAGCTGTAA